A window from Agrobacterium tumefaciens encodes these proteins:
- a CDS encoding ABC transporter permease, which produces MLSFIRKRSVASLISLIGLIVMVFFLSRLTGDPAALFLPVEASEELKQQFRALHGLNDPLMVQFLRYAGDVMTGDLGESLRKARPALDVVLEAFVWTLWLAVITMSLVTTAAIVVGSLAAFRSGGFFDRMASTISLIGASVPDFWLAIVAIVVFSVNLAWLPTSGTGSVLHWILPISVLFVRPFGIIVQVVRGSMIGALSSAYVKTARAKGVKSGPIIFIHALRNAMLPVITVIGDQAASLLNGAVIVETIFGFPGVGKLMIDSILQRDFNVVLAAILVTALVIFLMNLLIDIAYALLDPRIRH; this is translated from the coding sequence ATGCTGAGCTTCATCCGAAAACGTTCCGTTGCGAGCCTGATTTCCCTGATCGGCCTCATCGTGATGGTTTTCTTCCTTTCCCGCCTGACGGGGGACCCGGCCGCGCTGTTTCTGCCAGTTGAGGCTTCGGAGGAATTGAAGCAGCAGTTTCGTGCGCTGCACGGGCTGAATGATCCGCTGATGGTGCAGTTCCTGCGTTATGCGGGCGATGTGATGACGGGAGATCTCGGGGAATCGCTCAGAAAAGCCCGTCCGGCGCTGGATGTGGTGTTGGAAGCTTTTGTCTGGACGCTCTGGCTCGCGGTTATCACCATGTCGCTCGTCACCACGGCGGCCATCGTTGTCGGCTCGCTTGCGGCTTTCCGGTCTGGCGGCTTTTTCGACCGCATGGCCTCGACCATTTCGCTGATCGGTGCCTCGGTTCCGGATTTCTGGCTGGCCATCGTGGCGATCGTGGTTTTTTCCGTCAATCTCGCCTGGCTGCCTACATCAGGCACCGGCTCGGTGCTGCACTGGATTCTGCCAATTTCGGTGCTGTTCGTGCGCCCCTTCGGTATCATCGTGCAGGTGGTGCGCGGCTCGATGATCGGCGCTTTGTCGTCAGCTTACGTGAAAACGGCGCGCGCCAAGGGTGTGAAATCCGGGCCGATCATCTTCATCCATGCCCTGCGCAACGCCATGCTGCCGGTCATCACCGTCATCGGCGATCAGGCGGCAAGCCTGCTTAACGGCGCTGTCATCGTCGAAACCATCTTCGGTTTCCCAGGCGTCGGCAAGCTGATGATCGATTCCATTCTTCAGCGGGATTTCAACGTCGTTCTGGCCGCCATTCTCGTGACCGCGCTCGTCATCTTCCTGATGAACCTTCTGATCGATATCGCCTATGCGTTGCTCGATCCGCGTATCCGGCACTGA
- a CDS encoding LysR family transcriptional regulator: MLDRQHLSILREVDRMGSLTAAAERLNVSQSALSHTIRKLEDRYGVAMWEKDGRNLRLTDAGRYILTLAQRVLPQIERAENVLSDYRHGQRGSLKIGMECHPCHQWLMSVTKPYLMEWPDVGLELTTSFAFGGVTALAGYEIDILITPDPIEMPGIHYLPVFDYELVLAVPVDHPLTLKRHAEPADLLNETLFTYPVPPERLDVFTQFLVPANCRPRHHRNIETTEMMLQLVAAGRGVSAIPDWLVRREAAALGVRAVRIGQSGIQKSIHLGLREGDDTVDFIAGFLETSRQTFA, translated from the coding sequence ATGCTCGACAGGCAACATCTTTCGATCCTGCGCGAAGTCGACCGCATGGGCAGCCTCACGGCGGCTGCCGAGCGGCTGAATGTCTCCCAGTCGGCTCTCAGCCACACAATCCGCAAGCTGGAAGATCGATACGGCGTGGCGATGTGGGAAAAGGATGGCCGCAACCTTCGTCTCACCGACGCCGGCCGCTACATCCTGACACTGGCACAGCGCGTTCTGCCCCAGATCGAGAGGGCTGAGAATGTTCTGTCGGATTATCGCCACGGACAGCGAGGCTCGCTCAAGATCGGCATGGAATGCCACCCGTGCCACCAGTGGCTGATGAGTGTCACAAAACCCTATCTCATGGAATGGCCGGATGTGGGTTTGGAACTCACGACCTCGTTCGCTTTCGGCGGCGTCACGGCGCTGGCTGGATATGAGATTGATATCCTGATCACACCGGATCCGATCGAGATGCCCGGAATTCACTATTTGCCGGTGTTCGACTACGAACTGGTGCTGGCGGTGCCAGTCGATCACCCCCTGACGCTGAAACGCCATGCCGAACCTGCGGATCTGCTGAATGAGACGCTGTTCACCTATCCGGTGCCGCCGGAGCGGCTGGATGTGTTCACGCAATTCCTGGTGCCCGCCAATTGCCGCCCGCGCCATCACCGGAATATCGAGACAACGGAAATGATGCTTCAGCTCGTGGCCGCAGGCCGCGGGGTCAGCGCCATTCCCGATTGGCTGGTGCGACGGGAAGCGGCAGCACTCGGTGTCCGCGCTGTCCGCATCGGTCAGAGCGGCATCCAGAAAAGCATCCATCTCGGCTTAAGAGAGGGCGACGATACCGTCGATTTCATCGCCGGGTTTCTCGAAACGTCGCGTCAAACATTCGCGTGA
- a CDS encoding GNAT family N-acetyltransferase: MHIENSSSAWLADDAASEVKAEARAFCLRMINEFYGIGYTPAWHSDLDSLLKSAPENWFSNGKRGGFLLVRGDGGHIIATGGLYGLATKPSTRERLRDRYPDADRVCQIARVYLEPDARRKGLGSSVVAALETRARALGYITSYLHADAETADTLSFWRSQGYSEFDRFSYPSPRGTDRSVDFEKSLHEDVQ, encoded by the coding sequence ATGCATATTGAGAACTCATCGTCGGCATGGCTGGCAGATGATGCCGCAAGTGAGGTAAAAGCAGAAGCGCGAGCCTTCTGTCTGCGGATGATCAATGAATTCTACGGGATCGGTTACACACCAGCCTGGCACTCCGATCTGGATTCACTGTTGAAAAGCGCCCCCGAAAACTGGTTTTCGAATGGGAAGCGCGGAGGCTTTCTCCTTGTCCGGGGTGACGGAGGACACATCATCGCCACTGGAGGTCTCTACGGCTTGGCAACAAAGCCATCCACGAGAGAGCGCTTGCGAGATCGCTACCCCGACGCGGACAGGGTGTGTCAGATCGCCCGGGTCTATCTGGAACCAGACGCTCGGCGGAAAGGACTGGGGTCGTCGGTCGTGGCAGCTCTGGAGACCAGGGCACGCGCGCTGGGCTACATCACGTCCTACCTTCATGCCGATGCAGAAACAGCTGACACACTCAGCTTCTGGAGGAGCCAGGGTTACAGCGAGTTCGACCGTTTTTCCTATCCGTCACCAAGAGGAACGGATAGGAGTGTGGACTTTGAGAAGTCTCTGCATGAGGATGTTCAATAA
- a CDS encoding DUF1852 domain-containing protein has product MSRDFDFDIKRISFNEDYHPSENTRVTTNFANLARGANRQENLRNALRMIDNRFNTLAHWDNPEGDRYSVELEIISVEMNMGAEGKNDAFPLIEILKTNIVDRKTNERIDGIVGNNFSSYVRDYDFSVLLPEHNRDRPQFSTPDKFGELHGNLFKCFLNSAAYKENFSKPPVICLSASSSKTYHRTDNQHPVLGVEYQQNEFSSTDQYFKKMGLEVRYFMPLNSVAPLAFYYTGDLLGDYTNLELISTVSTMETFQKIYRPEIYNANSAAGARYQPDLKHQDYSLTRIVYDREERSRLAIEQGRFAEQHFINPYKTILERWSADCVR; this is encoded by the coding sequence ATGAGCAGAGATTTTGATTTTGATATCAAGAGAATATCTTTTAATGAGGATTATCATCCTTCAGAAAATACGCGTGTTACGACCAACTTCGCCAATCTGGCTAGAGGGGCGAACCGACAGGAGAATTTGCGCAACGCCCTGAGGATGATCGACAATCGCTTCAACACGCTGGCGCATTGGGATAACCCTGAAGGCGATCGCTATTCTGTCGAGCTCGAAATCATATCCGTCGAAATGAATATGGGTGCCGAAGGCAAGAATGATGCCTTCCCACTGATTGAAATCCTGAAAACGAACATCGTTGATCGAAAAACCAACGAGCGCATCGATGGCATTGTCGGCAATAATTTTTCCTCCTATGTCCGGGATTACGACTTCAGCGTATTGCTGCCGGAGCACAACAGGGATCGGCCGCAATTCAGCACGCCAGACAAATTTGGTGAGCTGCACGGAAACCTGTTCAAATGTTTCCTGAACTCGGCTGCTTACAAAGAGAATTTCAGCAAGCCGCCAGTCATATGCCTGAGTGCATCAAGCAGCAAAACCTATCATCGGACTGACAATCAGCATCCCGTACTGGGTGTCGAATACCAGCAGAATGAGTTCTCTTCGACCGACCAGTATTTCAAAAAAATGGGGTTGGAGGTCCGCTATTTCATGCCTTTGAATAGCGTTGCGCCATTGGCTTTTTACTATACCGGCGACCTGCTTGGTGACTACACCAATCTCGAGCTTATCAGCACTGTCAGCACGATGGAGACTTTTCAAAAGATTTATCGGCCCGAGATTTATAACGCCAATTCTGCGGCGGGCGCTCGCTATCAGCCAGACCTGAAGCACCAGGATTATTCACTCACTCGAATTGTCTACGATCGGGAAGAACGTAGCCGGCTAGCTATCGAGCAGGGCAGGTTTGCCGAGCAGCATTTCATCAATCCATACAAGACCATTCTTGAGAGATGGTCCGCCGATTGCGTTCGTTGA
- a CDS encoding LysR family transcriptional regulator produces MKAMRSLDPEAVEAFLLVAELQSFTRVAGVMNTTQAAISLRLRRLEDMLGHRLVERTPRRVRLTAAGERFLEPARAYVAAGRRALDVFGQEPTRLAIGVTHHLIGADLPRILRVVSERETSVTLHLRTAGTRTLLDLYDAGELDAIIVLRHDDIRRDGEALFQESFGWYCSADFDLASDVPVPLVLQPEPCNLRAMALRALETAEIAWREVFVGTGATAVGAAAEAGIGVALLAQSAAPAGVRHVKSRTLPELPKLDVVMISTVTGDHANAVLRRITGAFRSS; encoded by the coding sequence ATGAAAGCCATGCGCTCATTGGATCCCGAGGCCGTCGAGGCTTTTCTTCTTGTTGCCGAACTGCAGTCGTTCACGCGGGTTGCAGGCGTGATGAATACGACGCAGGCGGCCATATCCCTGCGTTTGCGCCGGCTCGAAGACATGCTGGGACATCGTCTGGTCGAACGGACGCCGCGCCGCGTGCGGTTGACCGCTGCGGGCGAGCGCTTTCTGGAACCAGCGCGCGCCTATGTCGCCGCCGGCCGTCGTGCGCTTGACGTCTTTGGTCAGGAGCCGACGCGGCTGGCGATCGGTGTCACGCATCATCTGATCGGCGCCGACCTTCCTCGAATACTTCGGGTGGTCAGCGAGCGTGAAACGAGCGTTACGCTTCATCTTCGTACGGCCGGCACGAGAACCCTGCTTGATCTCTATGATGCCGGAGAACTCGATGCGATCATTGTGTTGCGGCACGATGATATCCGCCGGGATGGAGAAGCTCTGTTTCAGGAAAGTTTTGGCTGGTACTGCAGCGCGGATTTCGATCTGGCTTCGGACGTCCCAGTGCCGCTGGTGCTGCAACCGGAACCCTGCAATTTGCGAGCCATGGCGCTTCGGGCGCTGGAGACCGCAGAGATCGCCTGGCGCGAGGTGTTTGTCGGCACCGGCGCAACAGCGGTGGGAGCCGCTGCGGAAGCCGGAATCGGCGTCGCGCTTCTGGCGCAAAGTGCTGCTCCTGCGGGTGTGCGGCATGTCAAAAGCCGCACGCTCCCGGAACTTCCGAAACTGGATGTCGTGATGATTTCCACGGTCACCGGCGACCATGCCAACGCGGTGCTTCGACGGATCACGGGGGCATTTCGGTCATCCTGA
- a CDS encoding ABC transporter permease gives MSLLNADTQIIDEPSFATRMLRMLWADKFALCAAIFLVIVVVLAFVGPAWLGDLATKQNLRGRNLAPFDWQREWYFWLGADALGRSLFARIVAATQNTLMIAAGAVLLSAVTGTVLGLIAGFSSNRTGQIIMRLADVIMSFPSLLIAVIVLYLLGSSILNLMLVLAITRIPVYIRTTRAEVLEVRERMFVQAARVMGASGKRILFRHILPVVLPTLTTLATLDFAYVMLAESALSFLGIGIQPPEITWGLMISQGRQYLTNAWWLSFWPGLAIILTTLSLNLLSNWLRIALDPVQRWRLEMKGRKHG, from the coding sequence ATGAGCCTTTTGAACGCCGACACCCAGATCATCGACGAGCCCTCATTCGCAACACGCATGCTGCGCATGTTGTGGGCGGATAAATTCGCGCTCTGTGCCGCGATCTTCCTCGTTATTGTCGTCGTCCTCGCCTTTGTCGGCCCGGCTTGGCTTGGTGATCTCGCGACGAAACAGAACCTGCGCGGGCGCAACCTCGCTCCGTTCGACTGGCAGCGCGAATGGTATTTCTGGCTGGGGGCGGATGCGCTCGGCCGTTCGCTTTTTGCACGCATCGTCGCCGCCACGCAAAACACGCTGATGATTGCTGCGGGCGCCGTGCTTCTCTCCGCTGTCACCGGCACCGTGCTTGGCCTGATCGCCGGCTTTTCTTCGAACCGCACCGGCCAGATCATCATGCGGTTGGCCGATGTGATCATGTCCTTTCCGTCGCTGCTGATAGCGGTCATCGTACTTTATCTGCTCGGCTCCTCCATCCTCAACCTGATGCTGGTTCTGGCGATCACCCGCATCCCCGTCTATATCCGCACCACGAGGGCGGAGGTGCTGGAGGTGCGCGAACGCATGTTCGTGCAGGCTGCGCGCGTCATGGGCGCATCCGGCAAACGCATCCTGTTCCGCCATATCCTGCCGGTAGTGCTGCCGACGCTGACGACATTGGCGACGCTCGATTTCGCCTACGTGATGCTGGCGGAAAGCGCTCTCTCTTTCCTCGGCATCGGCATTCAGCCGCCGGAAATCACCTGGGGCCTGATGATTTCCCAGGGGCGGCAATATCTCACCAATGCCTGGTGGCTCTCCTTCTGGCCGGGGCTTGCCATCATCCTCACCACCCTGTCGCTTAACCTGCTGTCCAACTGGCTGCGCATCGCGCTTGACCCCGTGCAGCGCTGGCGGCTGGAAATGAAGGGCCGCAAGCATGGCTGA
- a CDS encoding acyl-CoA thioesterase: MTKTATIGKPAKRGSITRLIDIVFPGDTNHHGTLFGGTGLALMDRVAFIAATRFGRAPFVTASCERIDFRQPARIGHIVEFSARPVKAGRRSLTVEVEMAAETIVGRQRHICTRGIFHMVAIPEGEDAARYVLPELLPEETPDPSDAVTMVEIVFPDQANSAGRMFGGEAIAYMTKAAFVAASRYCGKLVVLASSERIDFSRAIEIGEIVEAEARIERVGRSSMSIQTKLWSENLLTGERHITATGHFTMVAIDKDHRPAPILDPAEVVSLDKGGE, from the coding sequence ATGACAAAGACCGCAACGATAGGAAAGCCTGCCAAGCGCGGCTCGATAACCCGTCTCATCGATATCGTCTTTCCCGGAGATACCAACCATCACGGTACCCTCTTCGGGGGAACCGGCCTAGCCCTTATGGATCGCGTCGCCTTCATTGCGGCGACCCGCTTCGGACGCGCGCCCTTCGTCACCGCCTCCTGCGAACGTATCGATTTCAGACAACCCGCACGCATTGGGCACATCGTCGAATTCAGCGCGAGACCAGTGAAGGCTGGACGTCGTTCCCTGACAGTCGAGGTCGAAATGGCGGCGGAAACCATTGTCGGCCGCCAGCGACACATCTGTACGCGGGGCATCTTCCATATGGTAGCCATACCGGAAGGTGAGGACGCCGCGCGTTATGTCCTGCCCGAACTCCTCCCTGAAGAGACCCCTGATCCAAGCGATGCCGTTACCATGGTCGAAATCGTCTTTCCGGATCAGGCAAACAGCGCTGGCCGGATGTTCGGGGGCGAAGCAATCGCCTATATGACCAAAGCCGCTTTCGTTGCAGCGTCGCGGTACTGCGGCAAGCTGGTGGTGCTGGCCTCATCCGAGCGCATCGATTTTTCAAGAGCAATCGAGATCGGCGAGATTGTCGAGGCTGAGGCACGTATCGAACGCGTGGGCCGCAGCTCCATGTCGATCCAGACAAAACTCTGGTCCGAAAATCTTCTGACAGGCGAGAGGCACATTACGGCCACCGGACACTTCACCATGGTGGCGATCGACAAGGACCACCGGCCGGCTCCCATTCTCGACCCCGCCGAAGTCGTTTCCCTTGACAAGGGGGGAGAATAG
- a CDS encoding ABC transporter ATP-binding protein gives MADHLLDVRNLSVEFHTASGVVNAVKDVSYHIDRGETLAILGESGSGKSVSSSAIMNLIDMPPGRIGGGQILLDGKDLLTMPDEARREINGRRIAMIFQDPLSHLNPVYTVGWQIREAMTTHGMGKAEAEAEARRLIARVGIPDPDRALSKYPHEFSGGQRQRVMIAMALALRPDLLIADEPTTALDVTVQAEVLALLKELQRETGMAVLIITHDLGVVAEIADRVVVMEKGVLVEAGTVREVYRNPQHPYTRKLINAAPGKGEMHQPEAKGEPLLSVRDVRKRYGAFEALKGVSFDLMAGETIAVVGESGSGKSTLARILLRLDEPDAGSALWKGRDLFKLSPAELFALRRDLQMVFQDPTQSLNPRMTVFQLISEAWVIHPDILPKANWRERVGELLQQVGLSPEHMRRYPHQFSGGQRQRIAIARALALEPKLIICDEAVSALDVSVQAQVIALLDKLRRDMGLSFIFIAHDLPVVRDFADHVMVMQRGEVVEFGTVRQVFEAPREAYTRALLAASLDPDPDMQSRHQEAAGHAIENSSGVLP, from the coding sequence ATGGCTGACCATCTTCTCGACGTGCGCAACCTTTCCGTGGAGTTTCACACCGCAAGCGGTGTCGTGAACGCGGTGAAGGATGTTTCCTACCATATCGACCGTGGCGAAACGCTGGCGATCCTCGGCGAAAGCGGTTCCGGAAAATCGGTATCGTCCTCGGCCATCATGAACCTCATTGACATGCCGCCCGGGCGCATTGGTGGCGGCCAGATATTGCTCGACGGCAAAGACCTGCTGACCATGCCGGACGAGGCGCGCCGCGAGATCAATGGCCGGCGTATCGCCATGATCTTTCAGGATCCGCTCAGCCATCTCAATCCCGTCTATACCGTCGGCTGGCAGATCCGCGAAGCGATGACCACCCACGGCATGGGCAAGGCGGAAGCTGAAGCGGAGGCGAGACGACTTATCGCCCGTGTCGGCATTCCCGATCCCGACAGGGCGCTCTCAAAATATCCGCATGAATTTTCCGGTGGCCAACGTCAGCGTGTCATGATCGCCATGGCGCTTGCGCTGCGGCCCGATCTGTTGATCGCCGACGAGCCGACCACCGCGCTTGACGTGACGGTGCAGGCCGAAGTGCTTGCGCTGCTCAAGGAGTTGCAGCGGGAGACCGGCATGGCCGTGCTCATCATCACCCACGATCTCGGCGTTGTCGCCGAAATCGCCGACCGGGTGGTGGTGATGGAAAAGGGCGTGCTGGTGGAAGCGGGCACGGTCCGCGAGGTTTACCGCAATCCGCAGCATCCCTATACCCGCAAGCTCATCAATGCCGCCCCCGGCAAGGGCGAAATGCATCAGCCGGAAGCAAAGGGTGAACCGCTGCTCAGCGTGCGCGATGTGCGAAAGCGTTACGGCGCATTCGAAGCGCTGAAGGGCGTCTCTTTCGACCTGATGGCCGGCGAGACCATTGCCGTCGTCGGCGAAAGCGGTTCCGGCAAATCGACGCTTGCGCGCATTCTACTGCGGCTCGACGAACCGGATGCGGGCAGCGCCCTATGGAAGGGGCGGGACCTGTTCAAGCTGTCGCCAGCGGAATTGTTTGCGCTGAGGCGCGATCTGCAGATGGTGTTCCAGGACCCCACACAGTCGCTTAACCCCCGCATGACGGTGTTCCAGCTGATCTCCGAAGCCTGGGTCATCCATCCCGACATATTGCCGAAAGCGAATTGGCGCGAACGGGTCGGCGAGTTGCTGCAGCAGGTGGGCCTCTCGCCGGAACATATGCGTCGTTATCCGCACCAGTTTTCCGGCGGCCAGCGGCAGAGGATCGCCATTGCCCGCGCGCTGGCGCTGGAGCCGAAGCTCATCATCTGCGACGAGGCGGTCTCGGCGCTCGATGTTTCTGTTCAGGCGCAGGTCATCGCGCTTCTGGACAAGCTGCGCCGCGACATGGGTCTCTCCTTCATCTTCATCGCCCATGACCTTCCTGTCGTGCGGGATTTTGCCGATCACGTCATGGTTATGCAGCGGGGAGAGGTAGTGGAGTTCGGCACGGTGCGGCAGGTGTTCGAAGCGCCGCGTGAGGCCTATACCCGCGCGCTGCTTGCTGCCAGCCTCGATCCGGATCCCGATATGCAATCCCGGCATCAAGAGGCGGCCGGCCATGCTATTGAAAATTCAAGCGGAGTTCTCCCATGA
- a CDS encoding MFS transporter, with the protein MSLQISSSSPTPTPAVDPHIWAVLAVAVGTQTAGSFVSQGIYILVPFWREAFGVSLASASLAVTVMNGVQIATMFTLGRAIDIHGERRIVGIAMLGMAIAMACAATFANSLPALLVCIAFLGGTYAAVQPGGTRAIMRWFPPAKRGIATGFRQAAVPFGTMIAAALLPFMAVRYGWHAAAWLCAGVSVAGAALFWGLYREGGEVAAKTERPLPLAKLVRIVGQDRSFWPVLRLGIAMSAFQFTLSAHVIGFMADGLGLGLFVASSMFAATQLAGIPGRIFLPWLSDRFRPGLRGQSFGLVSVLAAGAAALLALLPIGTSPPVILLVLVILGIFGIGWFPLYLLQIAESAPKGSIASTIAFASTICLAVMAIGPYLFGLLVDRFGYGAAWSALIVPVVVTALPLTISSPRLPKAQTGSP; encoded by the coding sequence GTGTCGTTGCAGATTTCTTCGTCCTCGCCCACCCCAACGCCTGCCGTCGATCCCCACATATGGGCAGTGCTTGCCGTGGCAGTCGGAACGCAGACCGCAGGCTCATTCGTGTCGCAGGGCATTTACATTCTGGTGCCCTTCTGGCGGGAAGCATTCGGCGTTTCCCTCGCATCGGCGTCGCTTGCCGTCACCGTCATGAACGGTGTCCAGATCGCGACGATGTTCACGCTCGGCCGTGCCATCGACATTCACGGTGAGCGTCGTATCGTCGGCATTGCCATGCTCGGCATGGCGATCGCCATGGCCTGCGCGGCAACATTTGCAAACAGTCTGCCCGCGCTGCTCGTTTGCATCGCTTTTCTGGGTGGCACCTATGCAGCTGTCCAACCCGGCGGCACGCGGGCGATCATGCGCTGGTTCCCGCCCGCCAAACGTGGAATAGCCACAGGGTTCAGGCAGGCCGCGGTTCCCTTCGGAACGATGATCGCAGCCGCTCTCCTGCCGTTCATGGCGGTTCGTTACGGGTGGCATGCCGCGGCATGGCTCTGTGCCGGCGTTTCCGTCGCCGGCGCAGCACTTTTCTGGGGGCTGTATCGCGAGGGAGGCGAAGTGGCGGCGAAAACCGAGCGTCCGCTCCCCCTGGCAAAACTCGTCCGCATCGTCGGGCAGGATCGCAGCTTCTGGCCAGTATTGCGGCTTGGTATTGCCATGTCAGCATTTCAATTCACCCTGAGCGCTCACGTCATCGGCTTCATGGCTGATGGATTGGGGCTTGGCCTTTTTGTCGCCTCTTCGATGTTTGCAGCAACACAGCTTGCGGGCATTCCCGGCCGCATTTTCCTGCCCTGGCTCAGCGATCGCTTTCGGCCCGGTCTTCGCGGTCAATCGTTTGGCCTGGTATCCGTCCTTGCTGCCGGTGCGGCCGCGCTACTCGCGCTCCTCCCCATCGGCACTTCACCGCCGGTGATCCTCCTCGTGCTTGTCATATTGGGGATATTCGGGATCGGCTGGTTTCCGCTTTACCTTCTGCAGATCGCGGAGAGCGCACCAAAAGGCTCGATAGCATCGACAATCGCCTTCGCATCCACGATCTGTTTGGCTGTCATGGCAATTGGTCCTTACCTGTTCGGGCTCCTGGTCGACCGTTTTGGCTATGGGGCAGCTTGGTCGGCGCTGATCGTGCCGGTGGTCGTAACGGCGCTGCCTCTCACCATCTCCTCACCGCGCCTCCCGAAAGCTCAAACCGGCTCACCGTGA
- a CDS encoding dihydrodipicolinate synthase family protein, translating into MSKQAFVALVTCFNEDETINYEATRAQVRRQVAAGNNIMCAGTNGDFTALTHEEKIRLTEEVVDEVAGRARVIVNAGMPATFETLQLAKAFDRIGIDGIAVITPFFIACTQDGLIRHFSTVADAVETPVYLYDIPARTQNHIEPETARKLASHGNIAGIKDSGGAQQTLEAYLQVAKDMPGFEVYSGPDHLVLWSLQNGAAGCISGLGNALPDVLAGILNAFNAGDIAEAERQQAIYANFRTDLYALGFAPAMVKRSLYLQDPSVGASRQPALLPDQEQDDRILEILKRYQRL; encoded by the coding sequence ATGAGCAAACAAGCTTTCGTCGCACTCGTCACCTGTTTCAACGAGGACGAAACCATCAATTACGAGGCGACCCGCGCGCAGGTGCGCCGCCAGGTGGCGGCGGGCAACAACATCATGTGCGCCGGCACCAACGGCGATTTCACCGCGCTGACGCATGAGGAAAAAATCCGCCTGACGGAAGAGGTGGTGGACGAGGTGGCCGGCCGAGCCAGGGTGATCGTCAATGCCGGCATGCCGGCCACGTTCGAAACCCTGCAACTTGCCAAAGCCTTTGACCGTATCGGCATCGACGGCATTGCCGTCATCACGCCCTTCTTCATTGCCTGCACGCAGGATGGCTTGATCCGCCATTTCTCGACGGTGGCCGATGCCGTGGAAACGCCGGTCTATCTCTATGATATTCCTGCCCGCACCCAGAACCACATCGAGCCGGAAACAGCGCGCAAACTCGCGTCTCATGGCAATATCGCCGGCATCAAGGATTCCGGCGGGGCGCAGCAGACGCTCGAGGCCTATCTTCAGGTGGCGAAGGACATGCCGGGTTTCGAGGTCTATTCCGGTCCGGACCACCTCGTTCTCTGGTCGCTGCAGAACGGTGCCGCCGGCTGCATCTCCGGCCTCGGTAACGCCCTGCCGGATGTGCTTGCAGGCATTCTCAACGCATTCAACGCTGGCGATATCGCCGAGGCTGAGCGCCAGCAGGCGATCTATGCCAATTTCCGCACCGATCTCTACGCCCTCGGTTTCGCACCCGCCATGGTCAAGCGCTCACTCTACCTGCAAGATCCCTCCGTCGGTGCCAGTCGCCAGCCGGCCCTTCTGCCGGATCAAGAGCAGGACGACCGGATCCTTGAAATCCTGAAGCGTTATCAACGACTGTAA